In one window of Hyla sarda isolate aHylSar1 chromosome 1, aHylSar1.hap1, whole genome shotgun sequence DNA:
- the LOC130308445 gene encoding leukotriene B4 receptor 2-like: MNNCVNSYGNDTILSSQASRMSGAIFLGLAASLGLPGNAFIIWSILWKLKGREKSVTCILILNLAIADGTVLLLTPFFIAFLAQKTWIFGRGVCKVAYYLCCLNMFASIFIIALMSMDRFLAVFRPHMAQSLRKREMVIKVLLAIWLLAGALALPAFAFREVIENHQMNATICEPCHTNRGEAIFHYTFETLVAFLLPFPLVCFSYMLVLTKLKSSRIGQRSRIEKLIAAILVTFAILWLPYHIVNAIQVTANLTSGSISDKLAIFAKKSRAGATALAFFSACVNPLLYAFAASDLFRIFGVGFVAKLLEGTVAEIQKRVRSQRDLVKGLVRVGSRGESVDLEVRNGIKLEPLNCKM; this comes from the coding sequence ATGAACAACTGTGTCAACAGTTATGGGAATGATACCATCCTGAGTTCCCAGGCTTCCCGCATGTCTGGTGCTATATTTCTGGGCCTGGCAGCATCCTTGGGCTTACCTGGGAATGCCTTCATTATATGGAGCATCTTATGGAAATTGAAAGGCAGAGAAAAATCTGTAACCTGCATACTTATCCTTAACTTGGCAATAGCTGATGGAACAGTTCTTCTACTGACTCCTTTTTTCATAGCATTCTTGGCTCAAAAGACCTGGATATTTGGCAGAGGTGTATGTAAAGTGGCCTACTACCTTTGCTGCCTTAACATGTTTGCAAGTATTTTTATTATTGCTTTAATGAGCATGGACCGGTTCCTAGCTGTCTTCAGGCCTCATATGGCCCAGTCACTCCGTAAAAGGGAAATGGTAATAAAGGTTCTCTTAGCCATATGGCTGCTAGCAGGGGCCTTGGCTCTTCCAGCATTTGCTTTCAGAGAGGTGATTGAAAATCATCAGATGAATGCAACTATTTGTGAGCCTTGCCACACAAACCGGGGAGAGGCTATTTTTCACTACACTTTTGAGACATTGGTGGCTTTTTTGCTGCCCTTTCCTTTGGTATGTTTTAGTTATATGTTGGTGTTAACAAAGCTGAAATCAAGCCGGATTGGACAAAGATCACGAATTGAGAAACTGATCGCTGCAATATTGGTAACCTTTGCAATCCTCTGGCTTCCTTACCATATTGTCAATGCAATTCAGGTGACTGCCAATCTGACATCAGGAAGCATATCTGATAAACTGGCAATATTTGCTAAAAAGAGCAGAGCTGGCGCTACTGCTTTAGCCTTTTTTAGTGCCTGTGTTAACCCTCTGTTGTATGCCTTTGCAGCATCGGATCTATTCAGAATATTTGGCGTAGGTTTTGTAGCAAAGCTTCTAGAAGGGacagtggcagaaatccaaaaaagggTCAGATCCCAACGTGACCTTGTAAAAGGTCTTGTAAGAGTTGGAAGTCGGGGAGAATCAGTAGACCTTGAAGTGAGAAATGGAATAAAATTAGAACCTTTAAATTGTAAAATGTAG